The segment tccagtagataaccttaaattcttcatttgttataaagtgggAAAACAATATTCGAGTAATCTGGGGATTGAACCCGCCCGCATGAAAATCCACTTCGCTAACCATTAGGCTAGCGAGGACCatcgcttcaaaatgaaaattacgaatatctagagtttgctttgatcaatttaaaaacaaatatcatattcagcattctataaagagtctctagttatcttacctttatcaaagaaaaacattaaaaaacaaaaaagttaaaaaattcatttttgaaattcgcttccggtagcgaccggaagtgatgacgACGTTCGAAATAGTGATTTTGGTAATATATAAGTCATGTTCTATCATCTCTAATAAGTCTCCAGTTCATATTTTTAGCCGTTCCTGTAGATCACTCGCGGACAAagttccatttgaaaatcaggaaattgttcataacttggaaccgaaatggaattttcccaattttctttatgataaacaaagttcatagtataatgcatttttcctgaaagtttcactgaaaaccactgcatagtttttgagaaaactcctgcacaaaatttggtcaaaaaaaataataataataagaagaagaaacagtaCACTCAccataaggtcttccgtgaagaacggaagaccttaataagcataactagaaatgatctcgttgcgagcaacgaataggtaTTCTGTCCAATGTCTGACGAGATAGGATCTTGACTGGGAAAATTCAATTACtgaagaacgactatacatgaaagaaataaaaacttattttaaaaaaaaatactgatacacatgtacatgtaagacgtgatttatcaattacaaacaatttcggttttgttttattcacgTTCGAGTATTTTGGGAGTCAataaaacgactaaaaattccacATTTACCGCGTAGGAACCCACCCTAAACATTTCCGTGAAACACTGTGTTTtcggacaacttccggtttcgatCAACCAACTTCCGgaactgaaatgaccatataaAGTAAGACATTTAGATATTTCTTAGaaagtcaaatatttttatgGCATCGTCGTCAAACCCCTCCCAACTTTTTTGTCTGattaggaatttaaaaaaatatatattgattttcaagaTATGTAGCAACCCCCCCCCTTCACAATGtacgtttactgttatttttacatgcaaaatctGACACCCCTTCCCCGCTTATTCATAGCATAGCAATGGTGGTTGGTAGTTAAAATGTAACCTTAGACTGATGAATTGAACCTGCATATTCCACTGATAAAGGATATACCCCCATCATACAACTTAGGATTTGGGGTTCGGCCAGGAGAGAACAACTCATTTAGGGATGTGTGTATATGTTATTTCGCGTTGGCTTGTCaagtattttcagacaattgtgaagtcaagTTGTTGTCCGACTCCCTATATACCCCCACTTTGATAAACTATGCAATGAAGTTGTTTTctacaacatatacatgtataagcactGTTTTCTCAACTAGGCTTAGACCTAGTATGTATCGCTAAATAATGCTTAATACCTCTATTattattcaaattgaatataCTAATGAATGCATTTGTGCGAGCATAAGTGTATGACAAACATGCACTGTCATGTATTTTGAACTTAAgcaatacatgaacatttcaaCAGCGATCCCCCACAAACAAGACTTATATTTACCTCTAAATTCTTACTGTTTACATAGGAAGTAAAAGCGCATTAATGGATAATCAAATGAATAGCAAGTGTCTAACTcggttaacacagtgttaacttgcttttgaaaaacagaatttaaccatTGTGTTAATAAGTTTAttcgttctttttttttttttttggtaaaaaaaaattatcccgAGTTAACTTTGACTAATTTCTGAATCAAGAAGAAACGAAGCATGTTTTTCTGTGGTTATGATCAGATTGAAATTTCGAAGCTTACctattcaaaaaatatatagacaaaAAGATGGTAATCGGGACAAAATAGTTGACGAAGGTCTCCAACGTTTTGCAATATACTATAATAAGTAAAATGCCTATTCTGTTAAAGTATCATAGATATTTATGAGAATAATATGAATAAACTATAGtgtaaatgaaaacaaacacacCATTATATCAAAGTATCTATACAGGTAGACCAAagtatcaatgttttacatagtaAATCAAAATAGGTGCACGAGTTAATGTTGCGCTGTAGTGAATCTATGATGTTAAGTTTGTATTAAATCTGCATATCAAGTTTCTTTATAGTAAATCGATGGATCAATTTAGGGATTATGGCACATTAGGGTTCCAAAATTTGTATTGAAGTGAATCAAAGTATCAAAGAATCTTGATCGAGATACGCTGACTCAAGGTAGCTAAAATATGTAACTCAGATTACATTTATTGGTATCCCTTGGTTAATGCATGTTTCTTCAATAATAATTTCGTTTGCTTTATTTTCACAGGTTATAACTACGAACAGAATGACAGCTAAAGTTATCGCAATTTGCGCAATTTGCTTGACAATAGTATGTTACAGAGTAGATGGTAATGGTAAGTAAAACACATTTTCAAATAGTTGATCATTACGTATTATTATGCAACATAATAACATCAATCAGTGTGGAACACATGGTGGGATTAGCCAAAGCATACATTTACAGCTTGTTTTTCTTCAAACTTCAGGAAAGAAGGACGCTTGGGTATTATTGGTTTTGTAAATGCCAGGGAAATACCCCCATGTCAATTTTATACCAATATATTACAATAGTACTAATATTATATCAATtatcgtcgactgccctatttcAGTGACTGGTCAGAATCGGCGACCTTTTGTTTAGGTGTGCGGGTTGTCGTTTCCGGATGTAGATTGCGTCATCAATTTCGCTGTATTGTTTGCAAACATATAGCCCTTAAAGTCTAAAGGTTTACTGTTATTTAGGATTTCAAGTTTTTTACCGAAAATGAGCTACTAGAAGAAGAatatgcaaaaaatcaacacgAGTGCCTAAAAAATAAGCCAATTTACTTATTACCttttcaagcaaaccttcaaattaatataacgtataccaaaagtctagaatGCTACACTCTTTTATTATTTGATTCATTGACCTTTAGTTACACATTACtcctgtatatatgttttaacagTTAAAAAACTTTTGACGAAcctatattaacaatggtcacccaaataggtgacgtcaccgttttaagaccacaaagtgacatgtttttgttacgaaaatatattcaattaacgaaccaatggattttgatttttttttcgatgaaagtaaaggaatttaattactGTAAAGGTAGgtgtgtaatttatttatttattccaagtgattaatgagaaaatcgcggtttatcactaaggtcaccgaaactggtcagtcgacgatataTACAACATTACAGGTCTTCATTCATTTCCGTGAGTCAAACAAGTCGATACGTTTTGTTAACGTACTATGTTTTTGAATCTAGAATCTACTAGTGTTGCAAGGTTCTCTTCTAGAAATAAGGGAAATTGCTCATggaatttcacttttgaaaaaacAAGATAGACAGTGTGacatattcgcacaaaacttttATCTGTTGCATTGAGAGTTCTACATACGCTATTTCAAGAAGCACCAGCTAACCTATACTTGAATTGTttaacacctgaatatagactgaactctatgattatggatgtagccaatcacaggctcttttaACCACCACGGGTCATGTATGATATACCTTCCAAACcgtgccgccagttccttaagatccaatttacaaacaaaggaatatatgccatcaacataagcaacagTCTTCGTCATAGaagagttcagtcgtgtattctaacttatttcaagttcaagtctacacccagtatttctTACAAAAATACATCTACTATTCCAtgcaaactttttaattatcaacaaactttgcagtgcctaaaTTTAGTCCATGTTATACTTATTCCGCCTACGTGTTtctgttcttcatcttctttcaactatagtcaaACTGagcatgtcattactggtgatgttgatatagttgacaATCAGGACCTcgaatcacttattctaaaaggtcctaaatacagagaacctcggtctttcaattggcgacataaCTTTATCTCTATCATGAATTCTGTCTCattggtccgtgtttgcccaactttctattttgtattgcttataggcgttatgagattgatcattgttcgttatctccaaCTTTCATGTGAATGGTCCTTTTTAAGTATAAATGTAAGATCTATCTACTTGTATTACATATAATTTCAAGAATGTGATGAGGGCTGGACATCGTTTGATGACAACCTATCTGTATGCTACCTGTTCGCTTACAACCAAAAAAGTTGGATTGAGGCGAAGGTGTGTATTGACGTCACTTCTTTGTAAACCGTGTCTTTGATTTACTTTATTTAACAAATTACATTGCATGTCATGAAAAAACATctttaagaaaatgaaattggCATTCAATGTACTTGACGCTTAGTAAACTGAATCATGATTTTCCTTTAGGAAACATGTGACGCTTTACATTCCAAACTTGGAAAGATAGACACTCGAGATAAGGTGCAATATGTGCTGACATCTCCCATGATTACAGGTAAGTTtaagacattttttttcttcctatGGGTTGACATAGACCGGTGAAATCTGAAAGATTTATATTCAGTCCAAATGCGTCTAAGCCTTATCTCTGTTTAAATGCTAATACATTCTCTTTTGAGAAATGACCATACAAGCGGCAAGCCCTCATCTAGAATTTAAAAATTACTGTTTTTTTTACAGGTGGATGTAACGCTTTTTGGGTCGCCCCTCCCGATAGACAGGGAATGAATGGTTTTAATGCACACCCAAGTGATTGTATAGTTCTAACTAATCATCCTGCAACTCCAAACACACATTGGGACTTTGAATACTGTTTTACTCGTCATTGTTTTATATGCGAAAAACGAATTGTGTAATTCCTCTAATATTAGAGGTTTTGATGAATCCATCAGCAATAAAAGTTTGTCTTCATATAATGTATCAGGTTGATATATGGCTATTGGTTTTCCCAGTGTTACAGTTTAACTATACAGTTCTTCGCTAGTACTTCattgttcgttatgttcacctttcattcagttAAAAAGGTCGTGTTGTTGTTAAAATCAGCAACATATTGGCTTCTTAAAATCAACATGTTGATGTATAGAGAACACGATAAGGCACTTAAACGTTTCAGTAAGTTTGGGTCATCCAGttgacaatatattttttttcggACAAGTCAACAGAAAGATCTGAAAAGTACGAAAACGTTAATTTgccttgttttgtttattaacatCAACATTtcgatatcaagaagtcaatatgtcgccgatttgaaaaaaataaacgaCCTTTTTAACTAAATAAGTTTTCATCTTTATGCACTCAACGACATCTTTTCCTCGTCTTGGTTGGATTTAAATCAACATGACGACTTGTAGTTTAGCGCCAAAAATTAAGTCAATAAAATGAATGTCGTCCAGGTTATTACAGGAGTTTTGAAAGATGATAATTGGTGTAAAGCACAAAATATATGTCGACAACATGCCAATTTTATGCTTAAAACACTAATTttggacaatatcttccatttaaatcaatcaatcgactTAATGATATGGCTTTTGACAAGGTCATTTTCAACAATAACTTTGAATCGAAAACTGAAATGTCGACTCATTCACATAGTTACAATAATTCAACGTATTTTAGACGATTTGTTCAAATGACTTTATATCATTTCATCTTGAAGGCTGTAAGGCTCAACGGGGATAAGAAAGGGTAAgtgatttcttttttatttcgaTAATCATGCAATGccaaaatagaaataagaattaaatttacaataatattaatgtaattttaaatcaaattttaatagTCGCCTTTTGTAAACATTTTGGAAAGTTTTATATAGCTTGTCACAGTGTATGGATAGTAAATAGAGTTAAAATACGTTGTATAAATGATATTTCGTCAATAAGTAATATGCAGTTCTGAGATTTaacctacatgtaattaaaagaatttaattcttatttctattttggCATTGCATGATTATCGAAATAAAAAAGCCTTTAGGAGtttatgtgaaaataataatttgCATATAATGTTACACATTTGATGTATTAAACCTGATTTCAGTTTTAGCATGAGATTAGATTTCTAGCAacattctaaaattttacaatatcacAGGGCCAGATTTGCATACAGTACCTTCTTTTTCtatgaattttacaaattgtctgacatatttcataacATTGAATTAAACCAGTTCCTTTCTTAATATAATTATTACAGTGGCAAGGGTTTCATTTAAACTCATTCCATTCCACCCTAGACAATACCACTCTAttggtatattaaaaaaatgtatctaTCTAAGTATCCACGTTATTTCATGGGAAAGTCAGTAGAAAATAATGACATTTATTTAAATCATCATTGAAATTTATTACAATAActtcaaattatattttgttaattgCCACATCATCATTTAACAAATATCCTCAATTCAATGGATTACGAACAACATATCAAAATGCATAATATACACGTATTAGCATATTACATTCGGGACAAAAAATAAAGGATACACATTTCATTAAACCGTAGAAATTgtcataaaactgaaaatttcaCTTGATAGACAAATCTATTTTTTCCATATTTGCAACATATGATTGGTACAAATGCAGTacttacaattatattaaacgTTGCATAAAAGAGGGATTCTCACAATAGTTACCATCACGATATATCAATGTGAAATGTACTACacaaaaaacaataaacatccCCACAATTTtcggaaaagaaaagaaaagttgTCCATAtgctttttgttttattttcagccATTAGTATCCCATGTACAAACATATGCACCTACAATAAGTATATTGAAGCAATGCCAGTGATTGTTATGTTCAGTAATTGTTCAGTCTATATCAATTAATATTGTTTCTGTTTTAGCTcacgtgagcttttctgatcgcatGTTGttcgtcgtctgtctgtccgtctgtaaactttttttttttttttttttttttttttatatttttgacttCTCCTCCAGAACcgctgggtcaatttcaactaaTCCTGACAACAAGCATCCtggggtgaagggctttcaagtttgtttaagtGAAGAACCATGCTCCCTTCAATgtggagataatcacaaaaatataaaaatagggtgggatcattttaaaatctccccaagaaccactgggccagaacaGCTGAAATTTGTGCAAAAAGccttctgacataatgcagattcaagtttgtaaaaatcatgcccccgcAGGTTggatgtggccacaatagggaatcgcagttttacatgcaaatgtataggataaatctttaaaaatcttctcaagaaccactgggccagaaaagttaacatttacacGGAAGCTTtaagacatagtgcagattcaagtatttcaaaatcatggtCTAAGGGGTAGGGTGGACTAGAATaagggatcaaagctttacatacacatatatagagaagatctttaaaatcttctcctcaagattgattgattgtattgattgattgattgaatattgtttaacgtacctttcgagaatatttcactcatatggaggcgtcaccactgtcggtgaagggctgcaaaatgtaggctcatgctcggcgcttatggccattgagcagggagggatctttatcgtgccacacctgttgtgacacgggacctcggtttttgcggtttcatccgaaggaccgccccatttagtcgcctcttacgacaagcaagggatactgaagacctgttctaacccggatccccacgggacgattgattgtatcttgcctaatttccctctcgagaattgttcactcacacggagacgtcaccaagaccggtgaagggcttcaaatgttggcctttgctcggtgcttacggtctATAAGCATTGAGGtcttttagcgtgccacacctactgagacacggaacatccgttttaaggtcatatccgaggacctgtgacattcacaacTGATTCCGAGTGTTTgtcgatggaactgtcactatctgttctaacgacttaggtctgtcgcgagcgggattcgaaccacagtcccccccccctccccccgcatgcggggcgaatactctaacctctaggccacggTGGTggtttcttctcaagaacattGGACCAGGGAAGTtcacatttaaatgaaagcctcctgtcatagtgcagattcaagtttgtaaaatggTCCCAgggggtaggttggagccacaatagagatcaaagtttccaatgcgaatatataggggaaaccTTTTAATATGGgacaaagtgactcaggtgagcgaatTGAAATTTTAGGCGattcaaatttaattttcactgtTGACATACAAAGAGGAGTTTCCCcactattttcatttatttgcaaCCCAGATACTGTGGCATAACTATAACATCAAGGTGTCATAATATGTGATACCAACAACAAAGGAAATAGTGACACTACCGAGACAAATTGTACCTTTACGTCAGTGACCATGAAATAACGTAGAAACAAATGTTTTAGCAGATATAGAACcaataaatgatgaaaaatcCTTTGGAATTGAATATTTGTCTTCTTCTATAGAATGACCAGGGGATAATGACAACAATGCTTATGTGATCCGCCTTAATGAGATGGAAATGTTGCTCATGATCTACATCAGCCAATGTGTTTGTGCTAGTAGGGGGCTTACAAGATCTATTTGTTTACTAAACCTTCATTATATATTTGGAGGTATTATTCACGTAGATTAGTAACAGTGTTACaattttttacaaatttgtCCCTCTAATGTATATAAagttaattatttcattttcttcaggTTCCATTGTGGAGGACAGCCATAGACGTCTGTACAATATGTTGCAAAGGAACAAGATGCACTTTCTTGAATTGTGGCCACACCTTCTATATAGTGTCACATAAATGGAGTCCAGAAAAACTATCTCTCTGATTTGTCGACAATCTTCCCACTCCTTTATTAAACATCcataaattttaaactttcaaatcaGTGGagaattcaatcaaatatcatttttagGTCGCCTGGGTCACTCTGGTGACTTATTGCTATCTTTCATCGTGCAATGTGCGTCGGTTGTaactttttattattttcaacttcttcccTCATTCTAATCAACTTTGGTATATAGGATCTATGGTTTAAGGGGAACAAATACTATGAATTTCATTAACCCTGTTTCCCGTGGGGTTGAGTGGTGGGGGCAAAACTATGGTCCATCATGGATACTAAAATATAAAgatgtataaatattttctgttaattatcaaagttttgtaaaatcaaaagaacGATTTTGATTTAGAAAAAAGAGAGGACATTTTGATATGCTCCTGTTATTAAATTGATCATAAACCAAGTTTTAGATTCTTCGTATGAGAACCGTTTGCTTGATGGATACCAAACTTGGTGTGTCGGTTGTCTCCAGCAGGTGTTGATCTTAACGTTACTTATTACACAACCATTTATTGCCAATGCCAAGTGATATAAGCTTTTCCTTGGTTCTTATATACATGAAACTTGGTTTATTGGGATAGATCCACCAGAGAAGATCTAGATTCCAATATCATAGGCCAAGGTTAAATAAACTTCATGACATCAGAAATGAATGGTTAGCTTGGTTGACATCTCTTctcatctaattaaaaaaaaccccatgtTTTCAAGTTATAAATAACCACATGAGTTGACAATGAATGATCGAAAAcataacaataatttttaaaaatgcaatacTGTAACAACTCCATTACTTCAGGTTTgtatcaaaaaacaaaacctGAAAAAGATATTAAATGAAAGCTGAACATTCTAATGCTGCAACTACTGTGGCTGGTGATTAAAAAATGATTGGAGAAATTGGAAATggaatttgaaatataattcatcTGCATTATAATTAGAATTATGgttatcattaattcaatttactatatttatattacaaatcgtattttcatttatgaaccaaccaatttcagcgcgcgacacaatccgttcaaaTTCAATATGAACGAATTATGAACTTGCTTAAAGCACgtgactgagagagcgtaatggttTGAAAAAACTAGGAcaactgttacaaaaatatcgtaagtcacaccttggattaagattgtaaacttacgtggatta is part of the Ostrea edulis chromosome 2, xbOstEdul1.1, whole genome shotgun sequence genome and harbors:
- the LOC130052015 gene encoding uncharacterized protein LOC130052015, coding for MTAKVIAICAICLTIVCYRVDGNECDEGWTSFDDNLSVCYLFAYNQKSWIEAKETCDALHSKLGKIDTRDKVQYVLTSPMITGGCNAFWVAPPDRQGMNGFNAHPSDCIVLTNHPATPNTHWDFEYCFTRHCFICEKRIV